In Victivallis sp. Marseille-Q1083, the genomic stretch CTGACTTGGAAAGCCTTGACGGTGATTGCCGATTCATCAACCGTTACCAGGAGAAAATGATATTCCCGCAGCGCAGCCTGCCGGTACCGGTAACTCGGCTCGTTTGGCCGTTCGCCGGCGCGGCAGAGCGTTCCGCCGCCGCCGCCGGTGATCAGATAATGAATGCCGTCGCCGGCCGCATAGCGCCGTTCCGGAGCCTCGGCGCGGGTAAAACGGCGATCATCCGGCACCCAGAGATGTTCGTATTGATGGATATGGCCGGAGAAAACCATCGTGACGCCGTATTTTCGGAACAGCGCTTCGTAGGCGTCCCGCACCGGTTTCAGGCATTGGCCGCGCTCCGGCTTATTCGGGTCGGGCGGGTTTTCCGCCATCGCCGTCGCGTAAAGCGGATGGTGCAGATAGACGAAAATGGCATCGATCGAAGCATCGGCCCGCGCTGCTTGCAGCGTCTCCTCGACCCAGCGGAGCGGGGTGTTGGTCCAGTCGCGATAGCCCTGTTCAAACGAAAGAAACAGGGCGTTTTCGTAGCGGAACGAGTAAAAGGTGCGGCAGGAAAAGCCGCTCGGCACCCGGTCGCGGCATTCCGCCGCCGCCGGATCTTTCGGCGAGGATGGATATTCCGTCGGATCCGTCTCATAGGCGACCTGGAATTTTTCGGCGTAACCGCTGCCGAATACCGCCGGATTGCGGGTGAAGAGCTGTTCTTCCAGGAAGCGTTTGTATTGCAGCGAACCGACCGCGTCATGGTTGCCCATCGTCGGAAAAAAGGGGACGGTTGCCAGCAGCGGGCGGTAATATTCGACAAATTTCCGATAGGAATCCGGCGCGAATCCCAGATACATCAGGTCGCCGGTGTGCAATGCGAAGTCCGGCTTGAGCGCCGCCATGGCCGCCGGCAGAGCGCCGCGTTCCGGCACGCCTTCCAGCGGATCGCTGATCGCCTGCTGGTTGTCGCCGACCACGACGAAACGGAAAGGCGCCCCGTCGGCCAGCCGGCACGCCAGCGCCAGAAAGAAGAGCAATCCCCACCGGGCTGTCCGCCGCCAGGTCATCGGAGTGATTCCTCCCGGTTCAGCCGGCGAAGATGATCGTCCGCCGGCCGGAGGTGATGATCCGGTGCTCGAGATGGGCTTTGACCGCCCGGGTCAACACCCGCCGCTCAATCTCCTTGCCGAGCCGTTTCATATCGGCCGGATCGTCCTCATGGCTGATCCGCTCGACATCCTGCTCGATGATCGGGCCCTCGTCCAGTTCCGCCGTGGCGTAATGCGCCGTGGCGCCGATCATCTTGACGCCGCGCTCCCAGGCGCGCTGATAGGGATTGGCGCCCTGGAAGGCCGGCAGGAAGGCGTGATGGATATTGATGATCTGTCCCGGATAATGCGCGATGAAATCATCGCTCAGGATCTGCATGTAACGCGCCATCACCACCAGGTCGATGCGGTGATGGTCGAGCATATCGATCAGTCTTTTCTCCTGTTCCGCCTTGCGGCCCGGCTCCACCGGCAGGCAGTAGAACGGCACCCGGAATTGATCGGCGACGTATTCCAGCTCCGGGTGGTTGCTGACGATCAGCGGAATTTCGCACGGCAGATCGCCCTCCCGGGTATGGACCAGCAGATCGTAAAGACAATGCGAGGTCTTGGAAACCAGAATCGCCATCCGGCGGATCGGTTCGGTGTAATGCACTTCATAGCTCAACGCCAGCTCCGCCGCCAGCACGGCAAAATCCGCTTCGAGCCGTTTACGGGTGATCGCCATGTCGCGCAGGTCGATTTTGACCCGCATGAAATAACGGTCCTCCTGGGCGTCGGTGTACTGCTGGCAATGCAGGATATTCAGTCCCAGTGCGTAAAAAAAACCGGTGATTTTCGTCACCAAACCCTTTTGGTCCTGACATTGTATCAAAAAAACTGCCTGTTTCATCCGCGTTCCATTCTTTTTTCGGGCTACTTTCGTTCACTGCTGCCGCATCGGCTGGAAGGTGCTGCCGTCCAACTGTCCGGTCGGCACCGCCAGCGGCGGATGGCTGTCGGCCACGCCCCAGCGACGGCTGAACGGCCAGAAGACGAACAACGCTTTGCCGACAATATTGCGGCGCGGCACGACGCCCCAGCCCCGGCTGTCGTAGCTGAACAGCGAATTGTCGCCCATCATGAAATAACTGTCCGGCGGCACTTCGAATTCGGTGCCGTCGACGTTCAAATACTGGCCGATGACCCCGACCGGATTGTTCGTATGGCCGTGATAACCGCCCTGATTGCTGTAAATTTTTTGAAACGCTTCGGAGAATGCCGTTGCCGGCTGAAATTCGGCGTCGCCGGCCGGTTTGATCCACAACTGATTGTTGACGATTTTCAGCGTGTCGCCGGGCAGGCCGACCAGCCGTTTGATATAGTAGAGGCCGGACATTTCCACCAGCGGCCGGCCGCCGGCGCCGATGATGCCTTCGGTGTTGAAGACGACGACATCCCCCCGGTTCATGCCGAACAGGTGGTGGCTGATCCGGTCGACGAACAGGTGGTCGCCCAGCGACAGGTAGCCGTCGGCCAGCACCTCGCCGGGACGAAAGCCGCCGAAACGGTCCAGGCGCGCATATTCGCGCACTTTTTTCGGCTCGCCCGGCAGCTGGTAATGTTCTCCGCCGATGACGAATTCGGTGTCGGTGAAAATGCCGTTGGCGGTGACCGCCTTGACGCTGCCCGGCTCCAGGTAGCCGCCGCGGCCGATTTCAGCCCGGGCCGGCCGGGTGGAAAACAGCAGGAAATCGAGAAATTCCGGCAGTTTGCCCTGATAGGGGTTGGCTTTGCCCTGTTCGGCGATATAGTGGACGCCGAACAGAGTCGGCTGCATGCTGCCGGTCGGTATCTGGAACGGCTGCAATGCCAGCGCCCGGATGCCGAACGCCACCACCAACGCCACCGCCGCCACGTCGAGATATTCCCGCAGCGTTTGAAACGACGGCGGCGGGCAATATTCCGCCAGCCGCGCCTGGCAGTTGCCGAGGAAGGCGTCGATTGCCACCGGATCCCGGCTTTTCAGCAGCGACTGCACCTCGCCGTTGAGTTCGGCCAGCTTGTTCTTCTGCTCGGTGGCCAGAAGGTCGTCGTCGCGGTGGGCGAGCAGCCGCACCTGGGCGCCGAAATGTTTGAGTTTCCGGCGGCGGCGGCGCAATTTCCAATATTCCAACATAGCAGCTCCCAAAATCTTTTATTCCGTTTCACCGGAACGCAGGACGGCGACGAAAGCCTCCTGCGGAATGTTCACTTTGCCGATCAGCTTCATCCGTTTTTTGCCTTCCTTCTGCTTTTCCAGCAGTTTCCGCTTCCGGGTGATGTCGCCGCCGTAGCATTTGGCCAGCACGTTTTTGCGAAGCTGGCGGATCGTTTCGCGGGCGACGACTTTGCCGCCGACCGCCGCCTGAATGGCGATCTGGAACATCTGCGGCGGAATGACGTCTTTGAGCCGCTCCGCCAACTGGCGGCCGCGCTGATAGGCCATGTCGACATGGACGATGGAAGCGAAGGCGTCGACCGGCTCGCCGTTGACCAGGATGTCCAGCCGGACCAGCTTGCCGGCCCGGTAACCGGATTGTTCGTAATCCATGCTGCCGTAGCCGCGGGTGATCGACTTGAGCTTGTCGTGAAAATCGATCAGAATTTCATGCATCGGCATGTCGGCGGTGACGATGACGTGGTTGCCGTCGACCGACGCCGTATTCGTACAGACGCCGCGCTTGGACATGATCAGGTTCATCACGTCGCCGATGTAGGTGCTCGGCAGCATGATTTTCGCCTCGATGATCGGTTCTTCGATCCGGTCGATGCCGGACGGGTCCGGCAGGTGCACCGGATTGTCGACTTCCTCCATCGTGCCGTCCTTCATATAAACGTGATAAATGACGCTCGGATAGGTCGCGATGATGTCCATGTTGTATTCCCGCCGCAGCCGTTCCTGGATGATCTCCATGTGCAGCAGGCCGAGAAAACCGCAGCGGAATCCGAATCCCAGCGCCGCCGAGGTTTCCGCCTGGTAGAGGAACGCGGCGTCGTTGAGCTGCAATTTGGCCATGCTGGCCTTCAACTGCTCGTAGTCGGCGGTATCGATCGGGTAGATGCCGCTGAACACCATCGGCCGGATTTCCCGGAAACCGGGCAGCGGTTCGGCGCACGGATTTTTGATTTCGGTCATCGTGTCGCCGATCCGGGTGTCGGAAGGACTCTTGATATTCGGAATGACGTAGCCGATCGAACCGGCTTCGAGCGACTCGGACGGCCGCATCTCCGGACCGAAAAAACCGACTTCCTTGATTTCGCTCTCCAGCCGGTTGCTGAACAGTTTGATCCGGTCGCCGCGCCGGAATTCGCCGCTGAACACCCGGACGTAAGTGACCACGCCGCGGTAGGCATCGTAATTGGAATCGAAGATCAGTGCGCTGCTGCCGCTGTAACGCGCCGCCGACGGCGGCGGAATGCGGCGGATGATCGCCTCGATCACCGCCGGCACGCCTTCGCCGGTCTTGCCGCTGACCAGCAGCGCCTCCTCGCGCGGAATGGCCAGCACCTCTTCCATCTGCTCCAGGCACATCGCCACATCGGAGGCCGGCAGGTCGATCTTGTTGATCAGCGGGATGATTTTCAGGTTCTGCCGGAAGGCCAGATTGACGTTGGCCACGGTTTGGGCCTGCACCCCCTGGGTGGCATCGATCAGCAGCAGCGCGCCTTCGCAGGCGCCCAGCGAACGGCTGACTTCGTAGGTGAAGTCGACGTGGCCCGGCGTATCGTTCAAATTCAATTCGTAGGTTTGCCCGTCCAGCGTGAAATGCATCCGGACCGGGTGCGATTTGATCGTGATGCCGCGCTCCCGCTCCAGGTCCATGCCGTCGAGCAACTGCTCCTGCAAATCCCGTTCATCGACCGTGTGGGTGTATTCCAGCAGCCGGTCGGCCAGCGTGGATTTGCCGTGGTCGATATGGGCGATAATTGAAAAGTTACGGATCAGTTCAAGTTTTGCCATATTCTCTAAAGATTATACCGTTTTTTCGTCAAGATTCAAAAGAATACTATATCATCGTTTCCGCCGCGGTGCAACCGGATATGCCGGATATTTCGCGTCGGTTCGGCCGATGATGCACCGGCGGCGGCAGATGGAAATGGCGGAAAACTCGAACCGCGTCAGCAGCTTCGGATGCTGCTTTGCCGGTAAAGGTTGTTGCCCTGGCAATCGATCGCCGCTACCAGCGGCAGGGCTTCCACTTGCATTTCGTACATCGCTTCCGGTCCGAGATCTTCGAACGCGACCGTCCGGCAGCTTTTGATGCACCGGGCGATCAACGCGCCGGCACCGCCGGTGGCGGCGAAATAAACGCCGCCGTAACGTTTCATCGCTTCGATCACCGCCGGGTTGCGGTCGCCTTTGCCGATCATGCCGCGCAGGCCGCATTCGGCCAGCAGCCGCGGCGAATAGGCGTCCATCCGGCCGCTGGTGGTCGGACCGGCGCTGCCGACCGGCCGCCCCGGCGGGGCCGGGCAGGGGCCGACGAAATAGATGATCCGGTCATGCAGATCGACCGGCAACGGCCGCCCGGCATCCAGCAGCGCGCACAGGCGTTTGTGCGCAGCATCGCGGCCGGTGTAGATGGTGCCATCCAGGAGAATACGCATGCCGGCCCGGAGTTTCTGGACTTTTTCCAGCGTCAGCGGGGTGGTCAGACGGATCGTTTCGCTCATGATACCGGGCTCCTTACAGCTCAAAACCGGCGTGGCGCGCCGCGTGACAATTCAAATTGACCGCCACCGGCAGCGAAGCGATGTGGCAGGGATAATAATTGATATGCACCGCCAGGGCCGTCACCGAACCGCCCAACCCCTGCGGACCGACGCCGCTTTGGTTGATCCGCGCCAGGATTTCCCGTTCCAGCCCGGCGTAGTCGGCGTCGTCGCTCGGCTGGCCGACCGGCCGCAGCAGCGCTTTTTTGGCCAGGAAGGCGGCCTGTTCGAAGGTGCCGCCGATGCCAACGCCGACGATGGTCGGCGGACAGGGGTTGCCGCCGGCTTTGACGACGGTTTCGGTGACGAAATCGATGACGCCGTCACGGCCGTCGGACGGTTTGAGCATCCGCAGGGCGCTCATATTTTCCGAGCCGCCGCCTTTCGGAGCCAGGATGACCGACAGCCGGTTGCCGGGGACGATCGACAGGTGAATGATCGGCGGCGTGTTGTCGGTGGTGTTTTTACGTTGAAACAGCGGATCGCTGACGATCGATTTGCGCAGGTAGCCGCGGCGGTAGCCGTCGGCGACCCCGGCGGTAATCGCCTCGTAGATGCTGCCGCCGTCCAGCTTGACCAGCTCGCCGATTTCGACGAAAAAGACGGCGAAACCGGTATCCTGGCAGATCGGCAGCCGTTCGGCGGCGGCGATTCTGGCATTCTCCAGGCATTGCTGCAGAAAATCCCGGCCCAGTTCACCCTGCTCGAATTGCAGCGCCCGGTTCAACGCCGCCGAAACGTCCTCCGGCAGTTGACAGGCCGCCTGCAGACAGCAGGCGCTGACCGCATCGACCACCTGTTGAAACGGCACTACCCGCAACATGTCCTGCGGTGACGCGCCGATTTTCAATTTCAATTTTTTCGATCCGTCCATGATTGCATTCCGTCAGTTTAATTCGATATAGTGCGTTTGGATTTCCGGCGTCCGTTCGGCGATGTTGGACAGATGGTCACCGAGTTTTTCCAGTTCGCCGAGCATCTCGATGTAGATGACGCTGTGCGCCAGATTGCAGTTGCCGCGCCGCAGCCGTTCGATGTGCTCTTCCTCGTATTGCGCGGTCAGCCGGTTGATTTTCTTCTCATTTTTCAGCGCGATCCGGACTTTTTCATTGTCGACGCTGCCGAGCGCTTCGACGACGTCCTTGGCCAGTTCATCGAGCAGGCTCCAGATTTTTTTCAAATCCTTGCGGCCCTGTTCCGACAGCTTCTTGTCGGTCCGGACCAGCCGCTGCGCCAACTGCATGATGTTGGCGGTGTGGTCGGCAATCCGTTCGGCATCGTTGGTGCAGTGCATCAGCAGCGGCACCAGCTCCGACTGGGGCAGCGACAGTTCACGGCGGGTGATCTGCACCAGATAATCGGTGACCTCGCGCTGCTGGGCGTCGATGGAGTTCTCCAGCTTGTCCAGCCGTTCGCAGTCCTCCGGCGTATAGTTCAGCTTCATGAAATGCTGGTTCAACGCCTCGTCCACCATCAGCCAGGATTTTTTGACCATGCCGCGGATGGCGAATACCGCCTGTTCCAATGCGATCGACGGCGTGTCGAGCAGGCGCGGTTCGAGGCGGGTGGTGACCACTTCTTCGTTCTGCCGGATCGGGATGAAGAAGTTGCAGATTCTGGCGAACAGCCCGATGAACGGCAGCAGCAGCATGACGTTCAGCACGTTGAACAACGTGTGCGCCATGGCGATGTGCCGCTCGACGTTTTGCGGGATGACGGCGAAAACGTCGCCGGGCGTGATTATATTGATGAAATAGAGGAAAATCGGCATGTTGCGCGATCCCCACGGCACATAGAAAAGAACCAGCATGATGCCGGTGCCGATCGCATTGAACAGGAAATGGGCCAGCGCCGCCTGTTTGGCCGGCCGGTTGGCGGCCAGCGAGGCGAGGAAGGCGGTGATGGTCGTGCCGATGTTGGTGCCGAGCAGCAGAGGAACGGCGGTGTAAAAGCTGATCAGTCCGCCGGCTGCCAGGGCCAGCACGATGCCCATCGCCGCCGAACTGGACTGGATGACAAATGTCATCAGCGTGCCGATGGCGATGGCGGCGAGGACCGCGCCGAACGGCATGAAGGAGTTGCCGTCCGGCGTGCAGTCGAAGGTGGCGAAAAACTCTTTGAACGACGGGAAATCACCCAGGATTTTCAATTCATCGCTCATGATGCCCATGCCGAAGAACAGCATTCCGAAGCCGAAAATGGTCTCTCCCCAGCCCCGGACCGAGTTGCGTTTGGAGAGCATCATCACCAGTAGGCCGATGAAGATGGCCGGCATCGCCAGCCCGCCGAGATCGAATGAGATGACCTGGGCGGTAATGGTCGTACCGATGTTGGCGCCGAAAATAATGCCGATACCCTGGGTGAGGTTCAGCAAGCCGGCGTTGATGAAGCCGATGACCATCACCGTCGTGGCGCTGGAGGATTGAATGACGGCGGTCACCGCCGTGCCGGCCAGCACGGCGACGACGCCGTTGCTGGCGAAAAAGTGCAGAATGCGTTTCATCTTGTCGCCGGCGATTTTCTGCAGTCCGTCGCTCATCAGCTTCATGCCGAAGATGAACAGCGCCAGTCCGCCGAGCACGGTGATGACGACGCTGGACAGATTTAGCCCGAGCGCCCGGACCGGCAGGCCGCGGACGTAATAGCCGCTGCCCGGATCGGCGACTTCGATGTCGTAATGGTAGGCGCCGGTTTTGCTGCCGGTACGCAGTTCCGCCGTCGCTTCGCCGGATTCGTCGGTGACGGCCATGCCGGGCGACACCGATCCGCTGTTCCGGCCGTCGGGCGAAGCGGTGGCATTGAAATAAATCGGCACCCCGCTGGCCGGCGTGCCGTCTTCCCGGACCAGTTTGACTTTCAGCGGCTCGGCAAGCGTTTCGCCGGCGGTGCCCTGCAGGCCGCTGCCGCTGATTCTGATGCCGGAAATAAAACGGGCCTGGATTCGTCTGGACGGCGCCGAGGCCGGAATGATGTCGATGTACTGGTCGCCGGTGCGTTTGCCGGCGGTCACTTTGACGTCGACACAGCCGGAGACATCGGTGGTCGCTTCCGCCGGTTCAATGGTCAGATCGGAGTGAGGGGACGGTTCGAAGCGGAGTTTTTCCCCGGCAAGCGGTTCCCGGCTGCCTTTGCCGCCGAAAGCGCTTTTTTGGACCGGGCCGAGCACTTCGACGCGGAGAGTTTTTTCAAAGGGTTCGCCCGGCAGCGCGCACTGGCTGTCGCCCTGCAGGATCGTGACCTGGTCGACCGGGAGTTTTTGTTGAGAATCGCCGCAACCGTTGAGCAGGAGACATACCGGCAGAAGCAGGGTCAACAGCATGGCTCGCCACATCCGACAATGTTTTTGTTGCATCAAATATCCTGTTGTTGCTGTCATCTTCATATATGATGTATTTTATAATATATCCTGAAAAACGTCCTGAAACAACCCCGAGGACCGGAGAAAGCCGATAAAAAAGCCCGGATGCGGTTGGAAAACGCTCCGGGCAGTCGAAGGGATTATTTGATTTGTTTGCGCTTGACGCGCGGCGTGCCGGCAACCGCGGCGGCGAATGCCGGCCGGCGACGCGCGGCGTGAGCGCGGCCGAATGCCCGGCCGGAGAGTTCCTGCCGCACTTGACGCCGGTTGCCGGCGCCGTCGGACGGCCTTTGCCCCTGGCGGCCGGTCGGATCGTCGGCGTCGTCCTCTTCCGGCGCGCGGGCGATGGCGACCAGCGGAGCGCCGTCATGTCCGGCCCGGCGGAATGCTTTGAGCAGCAGTTCGGCATCGTCGGCATCGACTTCGAGGAAGGAAAAGTGGTCGAAGGAATCCACTTTGCCGATGCGGTTGCTGCGCAATCCGGTTTTCTGGAAGATCAATTCCAGCAGTTTTCCGGCCCCGTAACCTTCCGCCTTGCCGAGCGCCATGAAAAGGCGGAGCTGGATGCCGCTGCGGCGTTCCCGGCCGCGCTTGCGCCCGGAGGAGAGTTCCGGATAGGTTTCCGGCAGCAGTTCGGCGCGATAGGTCAGGCGGAGCAGCGCGGCCAGCAGTTCGGTGTGATCATGATGCTGCGACAACTCTTCGGCGAATTGCCGGTAGGCGTTGTGCCGGTTGTCGGCGATGACGCTGCCGAGCTGTTCGAGAATGCGGTTCTTTTTGCGGTTGACGACTGCGGCGCCGTCCGGCAGTTCGCCTTTGCGGATTTCTATTTTCGCCTCGCGCTTGATCTGGTTCAGGGTCCGGAATTCCGCCGGAGTGACGAAAGTGATCGCGGTGCCCCGCCGCCCGGCCCGGCCGGTGCGGCCGATCCGGTGAATGTAAGATTCGCTGTTTTGCGGGATGGAGTAATTGATCACGTGGGTCAGGTGATTGACGTCGATGCCGCGGGCGGCGACATCGGTGGCGATCAGGACGCTGAATTTGCGCGCCTTGAACCGCTCGATCAGCCGGGTGCGCTGGGCCTGGGCGACATCGCCGTGCAGCGCTTCGACGGCCAGTCCGCGGTTCTGCAGTTTTTCCGTCAACTCATCGACGTCGCTGCGGGTCCGGCAGAAGACCAGCGCATATATTTCCGGTTCGACATCGATCAGCCGGGCCAGCGCTTCGAGTTTGTCGGCGCGCTGAACTTCGAAATAGAACTGGTCGGTCAGCGGCGTGTCGGTTTCCGGTTCGGTGATCCGGATGATTTCGTAACCGCGCATGAATTGCGCTGCGATCTTCATGATCGGCGGCGGCATCGTCGCCGAGAACATCAACATGCGTTTCTGCTCCGGCGTGGAGCCGAGAATCGTTTCGATTTCCTCGAGAAATCCCATATTGAGCATCTCGTCGGCCTCGTCGAGCACGGCGAATTCGATCGAATCGAGTTTCAGCGCCTTGCGTTCGATCAGGTCGATGACTCGTCCCGGCGTTCCGACGACGATGTCGACGCCTCCCTTCAGGCGCCGCAGTTGGATGTCGATTGCCTGGCCGCCGTAGATCGGCGCCACCGACAAACGGCGGTTGCCCTGAAGCGACTGGATTTCCTCGGCGATCTGGATGGTCAGTTCCCGGGTCGGCGCCAGGATCAGCGCCTGGACACGGCCGGCCTCGGGCCGGATGATTTCGATGATCGGAATGGCGAAGGCGGCGGTTTTGCCGGTGCCGGTCCGGGCCTGGCCGATGACATCCTGTTCGCCGGCCAGCAGCAGCGGAATGGCGGCGGCCTGAATGGCGGAGGGTTGTTCGAATCCCTTCTCGGCCAACGCGTCGATGGTGGTTTCGGAAATGCCGAGACGGCGGAAACTGTCGAGATTGCTCATCAATGACTTCTTTCTTTGAAAATGAGTTGTTGGGCCGACTCTTTCCGGAAGATAATTATGGAGCAATACGCACAATTTGCCGACGAATTATATATCAGGAGCGATCGACTTGAGTGGTTTACTATACCATCGATCGATGAAAATGCAATGCGCAATTGAGAAAAGTGTCCAGAATATGAGAAATTTGTCCAGGCTGTCAATCCTGTCGCAACAGCGGAAATCCGGGTGCCGCCGAAAATTACCGGCGATACAACTGGCGGCGGTTGGGCCGTTCCGGCAGGGCTTCCGCCTGCTCGACAGTGGCGGCGTCGTAGCGGGCCAGCAGCCTGGCGTCAAGCAAGCTCCAGGCGCGCCAGTTCGGCAGCCGGTCGCGCAACCCGGCAATCAGACCATGATAATAGGGCAGATAGGATGCCGCAGGAAATTGCGCGGCGTACCGGGTTGACAGCAGATCAAAGGCCGGCAGCGCCTCCGGTCCCAGCAGTTGTAAATATTCGATGTCCAGTTCGGCCGGGCTTTCCGGGGTGATTGTCTGCCCGGCCGATGCCACTTCCCGGCAATTCTGGACGTTAAAACAGGCGATCCAGCCGCGGATCGGCAGCCAGCCCAACAACGTCAGCAGCAGAATCAAGGTCAGTAAGTTGGTGTTGACCAGCCAGAAATTGCTGCGATGAAGCAGAATCTTGAGCATGATCCACACCAGGCCGGCTACGACCAGCAGCATCCAGATTCCAGCGGCGAACCGCAGCAGCGTCAGGCTGTAAATCGTCACGTATTTTTCCAGCCGCAACAGGGAGGATATGACCAGGAAAACGTTCTGGAACAAAAAGAGATAAACCAGATAACGCGTCAATTTCCATTCGCGGCCACGCCGATCGCCGCTGAAAAATACGATGGTGATCAGGGCGGCGAGCAGTGCGGTGACGATCAACGGATAGGCGCCGCGGTGGGCGTAGGCGGCGAACGTCATGCCTTCCGGCAGGGCGACGCCGGCCCAAAGATATTCGATGTCGAAGATGTTCGGCAGCAGAAAAACCAGATTGAGGAAGACCAGGCAGCGGGTGATGAGGAGGCGGAAAAAAGAAACGGTGTCCATTCCCAGTTTTCCGGCCAGCCGTTTGGCGGTGTCCGGTTTTTCAGCGGGAGAACGTCCGCCGGAGAACGAGGTGAAGATTTCGCCGATATTCCGGCAGAAGTTGCCGATGAAACCGATCTTTTGACAGACCTGCTTCCCGGCGAGCAGCCGCAGGAACCCCCAGAGCAGGGCGGCGAACAGGAGCCAGAAGAGGACGCG encodes the following:
- a CDS encoding metallophosphoesterase, with amino-acid sequence MTWRRTARWGLLFFLALACRLADGAPFRFVVVGDNQQAISDPLEGVPERGALPAAMAALKPDFALHTGDLMYLGFAPDSYRKFVEYYRPLLATVPFFPTMGNHDAVGSLQYKRFLEEQLFTRNPAVFGSGYAEKFQVAYETDPTEYPSSPKDPAAAECRDRVPSGFSCRTFYSFRYENALFLSFEQGYRDWTNTPLRWVEETLQAARADASIDAIFVYLHHPLYATAMAENPPDPNKPERGQCLKPVRDAYEALFRKYGVTMVFSGHIHQYEHLWVPDDRRFTRAEAPERRYAAGDGIHYLITGGGGGTLCRAGERPNEPSYRYRQAALREYHFLLVTVDESAITVKAFQVRGSARKYRIYRRDKFVIEPAAVPAAGQPEVR
- the purU gene encoding formyltetrahydrofolate deformylase, which gives rise to MKQAVFLIQCQDQKGLVTKITGFFYALGLNILHCQQYTDAQEDRYFMRVKIDLRDMAITRKRLEADFAVLAAELALSYEVHYTEPIRRMAILVSKTSHCLYDLLVHTREGDLPCEIPLIVSNHPELEYVADQFRVPFYCLPVEPGRKAEQEKRLIDMLDHHRIDLVVMARYMQILSDDFIAHYPGQIINIHHAFLPAFQGANPYQRAWERGVKMIGATAHYATAELDEGPIIEQDVERISHEDDPADMKRLGKEIERRVLTRAVKAHLEHRIITSGRRTIIFAG
- the lepB gene encoding signal peptidase I, which encodes MLEYWKLRRRRRKLKHFGAQVRLLAHRDDDLLATEQKNKLAELNGEVQSLLKSRDPVAIDAFLGNCQARLAEYCPPPSFQTLREYLDVAAVALVVAFGIRALALQPFQIPTGSMQPTLFGVHYIAEQGKANPYQGKLPEFLDFLLFSTRPARAEIGRGGYLEPGSVKAVTANGIFTDTEFVIGGEHYQLPGEPKKVREYARLDRFGGFRPGEVLADGYLSLGDHLFVDRISHHLFGMNRGDVVVFNTEGIIGAGGRPLVEMSGLYYIKRLVGLPGDTLKIVNNQLWIKPAGDAEFQPATAFSEAFQKIYSNQGGYHGHTNNPVGVIGQYLNVDGTEFEVPPDSYFMMGDNSLFSYDSRGWGVVPRRNIVGKALFVFWPFSRRWGVADSHPPLAVPTGQLDGSTFQPMRQQ
- the lepA gene encoding translation elongation factor 4, with translation MAKLELIRNFSIIAHIDHGKSTLADRLLEYTHTVDERDLQEQLLDGMDLERERGITIKSHPVRMHFTLDGQTYELNLNDTPGHVDFTYEVSRSLGACEGALLLIDATQGVQAQTVANVNLAFRQNLKIIPLINKIDLPASDVAMCLEQMEEVLAIPREEALLVSGKTGEGVPAVIEAIIRRIPPPSAARYSGSSALIFDSNYDAYRGVVTYVRVFSGEFRRGDRIKLFSNRLESEIKEVGFFGPEMRPSESLEAGSIGYVIPNIKSPSDTRIGDTMTEIKNPCAEPLPGFREIRPMVFSGIYPIDTADYEQLKASMAKLQLNDAAFLYQAETSAALGFGFRCGFLGLLHMEIIQERLRREYNMDIIATYPSVIYHVYMKDGTMEEVDNPVHLPDPSGIDRIEEPIIEAKIMLPSTYIGDVMNLIMSKRGVCTNTASVDGNHVIVTADMPMHEILIDFHDKLKSITRGYGSMDYEQSGYRAGKLVRLDILVNGEPVDAFASIVHVDMAYQRGRQLAERLKDVIPPQMFQIAIQAAVGGKVVARETIRQLRKNVLAKCYGGDITRKRKLLEKQKEGKKRMKLIGKVNIPQEAFVAVLRSGETE
- a CDS encoding Fe-S-containing hydro-lyase, whose amino-acid sequence is MSETIRLTTPLTLEKVQKLRAGMRILLDGTIYTGRDAAHKRLCALLDAGRPLPVDLHDRIIYFVGPCPAPPGRPVGSAGPTTSGRMDAYSPRLLAECGLRGMIGKGDRNPAVIEAMKRYGGVYFAATGGAGALIARCIKSCRTVAFEDLGPEAMYEMQVEALPLVAAIDCQGNNLYRQSSIRSC
- a CDS encoding fumarate hydratase, encoding MDGSKKLKLKIGASPQDMLRVVPFQQVVDAVSACCLQAACQLPEDVSAALNRALQFEQGELGRDFLQQCLENARIAAAERLPICQDTGFAVFFVEIGELVKLDGGSIYEAITAGVADGYRRGYLRKSIVSDPLFQRKNTTDNTPPIIHLSIVPGNRLSVILAPKGGGSENMSALRMLKPSDGRDGVIDFVTETVVKAGGNPCPPTIVGVGIGGTFEQAAFLAKKALLRPVGQPSDDADYAGLEREILARINQSGVGPQGLGGSVTALAVHINYYPCHIASLPVAVNLNCHAARHAGFEL
- a CDS encoding Na/Pi symporter codes for the protein MQQKHCRMWRAMLLTLLLPVCLLLNGCGDSQQKLPVDQVTILQGDSQCALPGEPFEKTLRVEVLGPVQKSAFGGKGSREPLAGEKLRFEPSPHSDLTIEPAEATTDVSGCVDVKVTAGKRTGDQYIDIIPASAPSRRIQARFISGIRISGSGLQGTAGETLAEPLKVKLVREDGTPASGVPIYFNATASPDGRNSGSVSPGMAVTDESGEATAELRTGSKTGAYHYDIEVADPGSGYYVRGLPVRALGLNLSSVVITVLGGLALFIFGMKLMSDGLQKIAGDKMKRILHFFASNGVVAVLAGTAVTAVIQSSSATTVMVIGFINAGLLNLTQGIGIIFGANIGTTITAQVISFDLGGLAMPAIFIGLLVMMLSKRNSVRGWGETIFGFGMLFFGMGIMSDELKILGDFPSFKEFFATFDCTPDGNSFMPFGAVLAAIAIGTLMTFVIQSSSAAMGIVLALAAGGLISFYTAVPLLLGTNIGTTITAFLASLAANRPAKQAALAHFLFNAIGTGIMLVLFYVPWGSRNMPIFLYFINIITPGDVFAVIPQNVERHIAMAHTLFNVLNVMLLLPFIGLFARICNFFIPIRQNEEVVTTRLEPRLLDTPSIALEQAVFAIRGMVKKSWLMVDEALNQHFMKLNYTPEDCERLDKLENSIDAQQREVTDYLVQITRRELSLPQSELVPLLMHCTNDAERIADHTANIMQLAQRLVRTDKKLSEQGRKDLKKIWSLLDELAKDVVEALGSVDNEKVRIALKNEKKINRLTAQYEEEHIERLRRGNCNLAHSVIYIEMLGELEKLGDHLSNIAERTPEIQTHYIELN